One genomic segment of Hordeum vulgare subsp. vulgare chromosome 2H, MorexV3_pseudomolecules_assembly, whole genome shotgun sequence includes these proteins:
- the LOC123431317 gene encoding protein NRT1/ PTR FAMILY 5.10-like, whose translation MEDEPPLAGVSDFHGRLVYRSTSGGWRSALFVVVVEVTSAFAYYGVSANLITYLTGPLGHSNAAAAAAVNVWAGTATLMPLLGAFVADSWLGRYRSIIVACILYVLGYAMITLSTMLSAHDPSLQAGDTSPHPLSLQVVFFYASLYLIAVAQGADNPCALAFAADQFDPDHPRECAARSSLFNWWYFSLAVGITVSVGVVGYIQENLGWGIGFGMLCALMLCAFVVFLLGTPTYRLYEPTPGAGSPFALLARSLTALSQHDNATSCSLLEAKDVATQKEDARAVLRLLSIWAGCLAYGVAFAQVMTLFNKQCRTLDRRIFGGVELPPAALQTLGPASALLFVPIYDRVLVPALRRTTGTLSGLTLLQRVGTGLALTQASMSVAALVEARRLETAREHGLVDDAEATVPMCWAWLVPQYVLIGVAGVFAEVGMQEFFYDQMPSELRSLGMALFYSVIGIGNFISGALVSLIDRITSSGGGDSWFADNLNRAHLDYFYWLLAGFSAAELALFLRCASTYVYSHKRLR comes from the exons ATGGAAGATGAGCCACCGCTCGCTGGCGTCTCCGACTTCCATGGCCGCCTCGTCTACCGCAGCACCTCCGGCGGGTGGCGATCCGCCCTCTTCGTCGTCG TGGTGGAGGTCACCAGCGCTTTCGCCTACTACGGCGTATCGGCGAACCTGATCACCTACTTGACGGGGCCGCTGGGTCACTCcaacgccgccgccgctgccgccgtgaATGTCTGGGCGGGAACGGCCACTCTCATGCCCCTGCTGGGCGCCTTCGTCGCCGACTCGTGGCTGGGGCGCTACCGGTCCATCATTGTCGCATGCATCCTCTACGTCTTG GGATATGCCATGATCACTCTATCAACCATGCTCTCGGCACATGATCCATCGTTGCAAGCCGGCGACACCTCTCCTCACCCCTTGTCGCTGCAGGTGGTCTTCTTCTATGCCTCCCTCTATCTCATCGCCGTCGCGCAGGGCGCAGATAATCCATGTGCACTGGCCTTTGCCGCCGACCAGTTTGATCCCGACCACCCCAGGGAGTGCGCCGCCCGCAGCTCCTTGTTCAACTGGTGGTACTTCTCCTTGGCTGTAGGTATCACAGTTTCTGTTGGTGTTGTCGGCTACATCCAGGAGAACCTTGGCTGGGGAATTGGATTTGGCATGCTATGTGCCCTCATGCTATGTGCCTTTGTTGTCTTCCTCCTCGGCACCCCTACATACCGCCTCTATGAGCCCACTCCCGGCGCTGGTAGCCCCTTCGCCCTCCTTGCTCGTAGCCTCACTGCGCTATCACAGCATGACAATGCCACTTCATGCTCATTGCTAGAAGCCAAAGACGTTGCAACCCAAAAGGAGGACGCGCGTGCGGTGCTACGGTTGTTGTCAATTTGGGCAGGATGCCTAGCATATGGTGTGGCATTTGCTCAAGTCATGACACTCTTTAACAAGCAGTGCCGCACCCTGGACCGCCGCATCTTTGGCGGCGTGGAGCTGCCGCCGGCGGCACTGCAAACGTTGGGACCTGCATCAGCCCTATTGTTTGTCCCCATATATGACCGCGTGCTCGTGCCGGCACTGAGGCGCACGACAGGCACCCTGTCGGGGCTGACGCTGCTGCAACGTGTGGGCACAGGATTGGCGCTGACCCAAGCCTCAATGTCGGTTGCGGCATTGGTGGAGGCGCGGCGCCTTGAGACGGCACGCGAGCACGGCCTAGTGGACGACGCGGAGGCAACAGTGCCGATGTGCTGGGCGTGGCTGGTGCCACAATACGTTTTGATTGGGGTGGCTGGTGTGTTCGCGGAAGTGGGGATGCAGGAGTTCTTCTATGATCAGATGCCCAGCGAGCTACGCAGCCTGGGCATGGCGCTCTTCTATAGCGTGATTGGCATCGGCAACTTCATCAGCGGCGCTCTTGTTTCCCTAATCGACCGCATCACCAGCAGCGGTGGCGGCGACAGCTGGTTCGCGGACAACCTGAACCGTGCTCACCTCGACTACTTCTACTGGTTGCTCGCCGGCTTCAGTGCCGCCGAGCTCGCGCTCTTCCTCCGTTGCGCAAGCACCTACGTCTACAGTCACAAGAGGCTCCGCTGA